The Xenopus laevis strain J_2021 chromosome 4L, Xenopus_laevis_v10.1, whole genome shotgun sequence genomic sequence tgtatttgatTGCAAGCAAATAATATGACTGAAGTTTTGGTCAGGTCCAGAACTATAACTTTCAGCATTTCCCCCAGCATCTCAACAAATATAACAAAGTTTGAGTCAAGGgtaattttgtaacatttagatACGTTTTGTTGTCCTTCATTACTCCTTTCCATTTTTACCAGTTTCTGTACCATTATTTTATAGAGATGCAAAGTGGAACATTAAGTTTCATAAGTGCTAAACTACACCAAAGCAGTTAACAAATAACTAATCAACAGTTACGTCTGATTGGCCAACCAAAAGACagtaaatgaaagcaaagatataTCAATTGCTACGGGTAATTGCATTTTATGACCTATTGAGTTAATGGCTTCAAAGTGTTCTTTAGTCTGCATTACACTACATATCATCTAGCTATTATAATGCCTGCTATGCAGTGATACAGTGTTCCTTTCCTCATGCTGAAACACCATATCTACTCTATATATTGATGAGTATATGCCTTTATCCCTATAATGACTAGTAAAATTCAGAATAATTCAACAGTATATAAGGGACATTCTTAAAATCTAAGTAATTTTGTCAATGTTCCAAAATACTTTTCAACTCATTCTCAACATATTGTTTTGTAACACGTACTATAGTTCTTTATACTACACGTGTGGATTTTGCAATCTATAAACTGTACTATTTTAAGTGGCCAGGATTATTCCATTAACATGCCTCATAATCCTAAAATTTATAGAAGCAGATACAAATGAAatcccttttcctttttttgtgtagcCTGTTGGGACTGTGCAAAACTATATAAACAAAAAGAGTATATAAGATCTGTAatgtggaatgcttgggacctgggtttccagataagggatctttccataatgtggatcaccataccttaaatctgataaaaaaaaaacttttaaaaggtaaataaatccaaaagaatTGCTTTGGCACTAATATTTATTAATGCAACTTAAAatcatgtacaagatactgttttttattattaaagaagtaaataaaaattaattattaattaaaatgaattattatgTGAAAGTCCATAGTGTCCATGGTACATATTGTATTAGAGTccacaaataagtccataaatacACTTGACCCCTAGTATTGCTATAAGTTACATAAGAAAACATTTGGCTGCAATGTCGACTGTTTTAGGTTCAAAACAATCAagcatataatatacattatcaTATAGCATACATATGGAGCCTGTTGATTTCCACAACTCtcttacatatactgtacattggcaTGAGCTTCAGTTGGGACAGAAGCAAGTGGAACAGGCATCAGGGTCATGCAACTGGTACAATCCCCTTTTTACGTTAGTGGACTTCCAGTGCACTTTTATTAACCTAggatggttttttttctggatcTGAAATGCCCTGCCCAACACTGACTTACCATGTATCGATGCCTATTTATTATTAGGTTAGGATTAATAATTGACAGTATTTCAAACCATATTGCTCATAAGCAAGTGTCAGACTGTTAAATGAGGAAAGATTGTTATAATAATAAGATGCAATAGgaacaaatcaaaacaaaaggtacaataaaaatgttaaagggagTCTTTCCTACCTGTACACAAGTGTTTCATCAGCTGTGCAATTATACTGAATCTGATACATCCACACTATGTAGGCTGATCTGTTCATGAACCAACGAACCAAGGCAGATGAAGAAGTTACATCTGAAACTATAACAGTATTTTCTGGCAATCTTTTCTCCTCTGTGGAATTTGTAGATGCTTTAGATGATGTAGTAATGTCAGATGACCCTGGGTCCTGTCTTAAAACATCAATACTCCCATTGTTACGATGGGgcaaaggaatcatttttaaatccaCCTGGGCTGTTGATTCTCCAGCAGCATTTATGGCTATACAAGTGTATGATCCATCATCCCTGATTGTAGTAACCAAAATGTCTAAAGTCCCATTTCTGTATGAAGCTGTTCTGGAGGAATTTGGCATAATCTTATCATCTGGAGATACCCAGTGGATAACTGGCTCTGGGTCTCCTATAGCCCGGCACTTAAGGGTTGCTCTCTGCCCTTCTAACACCCACAGTTGATGTGTATGACGGGTGATGAGAGGGGGCTCACAGGTAAACTCTTCTTCTGGTATAGACCAAAAATAGCGTCCAGCCAACTGAGGAGGAGAAGCACAAGTTTCCATATCATCTTCTCTAACCAGGCGGCGTAACCAGAGGAGCTCACAATTGCAGTGAAATGGATTACCTCCAAAGTTGAGCACAATGGTGGATGTATAAGGAGTTGGGCTAATTACCCCAGTTTGAGAACGGACAAAGAGTGGGTCTGGAGGTAGTGTATGAAGTCTGTTAGATGTCATATCCAACCTTGAGAGTTTATACAGCTCTGAAAAAGTTCCTTCCATTACAGATTCTATTAGATTATGGTCAAGGTTGAGAGTGTGAAGACTGACCATATTTTGAATAGACTCCCATGGTACACTAACTAAGTTGTTATAAGACAAATCTAGGTCTTCCAAGGTAAGAAGGAAATCATCAAATGTTGCTACTGGAATTGTCACTAGTTGGTTGTTATTAATTATTAGATGCTGAAGGTTAAGCATCCCCCTTAAGGCTTCTTCATGTATCGATGTAAGACGATTGCCATCTAAGTGTAGAGATCGTAGACTTTCCAGGTCGCCAAAAGCATAAGGTTTGATATTGTCAATggtatttctggataatgtgaGGTCCACAAGCCCAGTCATGTTAAGGAAATCTTCTTGCTCTACTACACGGATAAAATTGTCAGCCAGCCTTAATTCTACAGTCCTGCGGTCAATGTTAGGGGGAACATATAAAAGTCCTTTATTAGCACAAAGTGTGCTTAGGGATTCTGAGAGATTCTGACAGGTGCAGTGAAAGGGGCAAGTATGGGCAACTTTCACAAGGCTTCCTACCAACAGGACACCCCAGAACAACTTTTCCATGGTAGTCTTTGcctctgaaaaacaaatgtggtTTTCATTAGTAAGTGTTTGCAAAAGAGTAGCATTAATGTGCTTTTTCAAGACACTTACGGCTAGCATGTAGGCAAGACATTATCCATTATCAGAGTTGTAAGCTGTAGCAAATtgcaactaaaaaagaaaaagtgttacCTTTTTAAATCCATGATACCCACTTaattattttaagtaaataagtattgaaagtctaaaatagacttAATATCACATCTTTTAGACCATTATTGCGTGATTTTagtataaattatatttcaaaacTTTCAGATTCCCAGGAATGTCTctcattcttttctttctttcttaaaaaaTGCACATTCAGGCAGAGTGGGCAGAAATAGTCAAAGTTGGTCAAAACGCCCCTCTAAATCTGCCCCCTCTTTCTTTGCTTAAAGCAGACATGGCATAttgaaacacaaatattttgtcTTCTAGATACAATTCAGAATTTGTGAAATGCAGATTAAGTGAACATTAATGGACTTGCATACTAAAGGAGTACAAAAGTTCAGAATTGTAAGGCACAGGGGCTCCCTTGGTGCCAGCATGCcctgcttctataccagcccaagtcaaccacagccctttagccaGGAAGAACtatgcctccaaagatgtcccagtagctcctcgtcttttttttctgattcactGTACTGTGCTGATGtctgttactgagcttagggacccactcgcaatatacagtattcatagaATAGacatgtcaaaatataaggctgattagtaattaatacagatatttactgcatggcaacacagaaaccagtgcaattagcatcagaatttaataatcagccctgtagcatcagcgtatattacaggcaaaccttattttctCTTTCATAATTTGTAATGACCCCTAACCTTAGCtgttcaacagctgctcagagcccactgagcatgtgagtgtcccagATACTttccccctgtgacaaatttgcaaggtgcagtatataaaatatggcatttttatccatattcatttttagggtttaaacagaaaatacatcTCCCTTGAAGCTCCCACTATGGAGAACCTAaagggaaaatttaaatttacacatttctttggtcACACAAAAAAGGCTACTTTTGCTTTCATATACTATATGCTGTCTACACATATAAATCTAATTCTtttagatttactttttttttttgttttgttttttcattcacATGTAACAATGGAAAAGCTTTACTACACTGGACATCCTACTGAAATTAATGTAAGAGCAGTGTCTATTCAAAACATATGGCAAATTATTTGATATAATACAAAACATACACAGTggcatttttaaataaagtgcaaattagAGCTGCACATGGGGGGAATAGTTTTGTCACTCTTTTTTCACACTTTTGATTAAGCAGCCATTGGCACATTCTAGTTCTTCAGGTCTCTTTTTGCAGCTCAAACTAATCCAGTTGATGCTAATCAATGGGAGAACCTTTAACAAACAGTGAAGGGAGTGAATCACCATGAGACGGTACTCCCATGGGATAATTTCCATTTGATATATGGCAAGAATACAAGTCATTTTTTCACAGCCTAATTATCCTGGTTTAATTCAACCACAGTGAAAAATCAGTGTATGGGATTTTCAGACCCTTCTCCACATAACCAAGTTGTGCATCACCTTTTGTTGTTGTTACAAATACACAGAAGCATAAGCCTCCTGATCAAACAGAGGAAATAATATTAGTTAATTCTCCCTTTTGGCCTTTTTAGTTAAGAAAAGCTGTAATGGGGGTGTTTGCATAGAACATCCTCTCTCCATATGTGTGATCTGATAATTATGTGTATCTGTTTACCTGTGggttttttgttattacaaaaatttttttttgtaaactagtaatttttttttgtaaactttttttgtaaaCTAGTTTTGAGGCAGTGGATATTCGGGAAACACAACATGGTTCCTGATTTTAAACCCCATATGTATGCTGTTGTGTTATAAAGTCTCTTTAATTCCATGCCCTCCATGTTCACGGCACTATTTCAAGGCCACGTGCCATCTCCATATTTATGACTTGGTAAAGCATGATTTTCTGCAGGTACCATCAGGGCCAGTTTTGAATATGCTGCACCCCCTAGGCTGCCTGCACCGATCGCCCCCCCGGGCACATTGTCCCCCCCCACTCTCACAACCTTGCTTCAAACAACTGTCAAAATCTCCTGCCCAGTCCCCGGTTAAGGTGTGGCCTGCGGGCGGCATGCCGCTCCTAGCAATTTGctaccctaggcctgggcctttgtggcctgcccacaaattcCAGGCCTGGATACTACAGTATTTCATATAATAGCCATAAGCTGTAGActtctattttgtgttttttttttttttttttaaatatttgatttattgCAGTTGTGGATTCCTGGCTTCTCTAGGGCAATTAAACTGTCATTCTGAatcgtgtgtatatatatatatatattagctttcAGAAAGccctaaatatatttaatagtatttctaatatctcatatttttcaaatattactGTTATTACCGTTAGAGCAGGAAATTAGTTCTAGCTTAACATTTAatatgaaagtaataaaaatggcTGTATATACTGCTAAGTAGTCAATAAAGTGCCTGACAGTGCAAGCTATCATTAGATCTGGGTCTGTTTGGATGTAGTTATCATGGGCAGTATTCCATTTCCATTTTGCATCTCACTTATAGTAAGATCAATATCAATTTCCATAAGGTTCATTTTACAGATCTGCTCAAAGATTCATCCCCACGCAAGATTTAAATTTGCTTATTTAAAGTCAAGCAATGTAATGACTAGACTGATGATGTTATGGCAAGGGGAAAGTAAAAGTAAAGATTACTATTAACCTTTAGATGTGTATTTAAGGATTTTGAGGATATTCTTCTTAAGGATATTTGGTGTATCCTATTTGGCGATGTGTATACTTCACTTCTTCGTTTTTCAGAACAAAGCTATGAAGTATGAATGTccctaatgaaaatattatgcacAATCATACACATTTTTGTCAAGTGTAGAACATTATTTCTAGTAGTGATGATACATCCATTTTACTATTTTCTTCTCGGTGTCCGAAAATAGATTGTCATaagtttgctttttttgttaCAATGTTACCCACTTTAACAGCATATCTCTCGGCAAAAGATCTTTCTTTGTTTACAAATTTGTACACATACTCTGATAGAGTTAATGACAGGTatggggatccattatctggaaacccattatgcagaattaTCCGAATTACAAGAAGCCCATCTCctataaaatccattttaatcaaataattaaaattttacaaaaattcttATTACTCTGTAATGATAAGAGTGATTGATCCCAAATAaggcataattaatccttattgatgggaaaacaatcctattctgtatatttagggggttatttatcaaagtccaaatttatctctattttctgaactccaaccaaatccgcatgggttttttcaccttatatattaatacactttcctgaaaactttgtttgcgggaaaaaaaaatggaaacatattGAAAAATAcgaatcatgaatttttcagatttttgcccgaaaaccccaaattgttcgggttattgcacgaatcaaaaaatctttgggacttctcccactgccttatatgcaacctcgacaggtctgagatgctggactttttccattcttggggtataataaatcccgataaaaactagattttttttcctactaaaaattcggatttatactaaaaaaaccaaaaatttttgggttttttggcattcgaagtttagtaaataaccgctttaatgtttcaatgatttttttagtagaatttaagtatggagatccaaattacagaaataccccttatacgcaaaactccaggtcctgagaattttgTATAACatgtccatacctgtatatatattttaggatTTATTTGTAGGTAGATCTAGTGGCTTTCTGATTCCTGTTTTCTATAAGTTCTCTGACTTTTATCATTGGCAATTTAGGAATAACTTGTACTCCTTGGAAACTAGTCCAGCAGATATGTCTTAAAAGTACTGAAGTCTGAAGTTTTTCTTTCCCTAACAAACCGGTTTCTTGTTAATAATATACCAATTGATGAAATACTTTATTTGCAGTGATATACCTGAACCCTGGTGCAAAACAGACATTTTCCATCCAACCCTATTAAATATTGGGAGCAGATTTGCtaaaataggtgctaaattgaCCAAGCACagttacccctagcaaccagtgagatatttgctttaatttttgaACTTGAGGATGATTGATGAAAATGAATTGCTGTTTGAACTGGTAACTGCACTTAATACAATAGCCCCTTTGTCTCTTAACACATTCATCACGCTAAACACTTTTGATGCTGTTTTGATGAGTCCCAAGAATGGAAAATCTCCcacatgttttttcattttataaattaacaaacaaagcagtggcgtaactacttgcaggcgggccctggtacaggattggcaccagggcccccctgtcGGGCCCTCCCCCTATGAATCATGTGTTGGAGTGCTGCTGGCATGCACACTGTAAAATCTTCCTCTGCCCAGCCGCTCGTGATAACTGAGTGTGATCGCACCCCCTGAACTCCTGGGAGTTACGCCACTGAGGATGTCTGTTTATTCAACATCTATTCCACATCTCAAACCATGAATCGGCACATGTATGGCAGCTATGAAATTTCATAATTTCAGATTTTAAGCAGATTTTATGTTCTGGCCCCAAAATCAGTTACAGGTTGGCACAGTGATGAAACGCCCTTGAgaagttataaatatataggataggatctactatccagaatgcttgtgacctgggttttctggaaaaggtttttttctgtaattattggATCATTATACTTTAAGACTGCTATAAATCAgtaatacatataataaacacAAGTGTGGATTAAAACAGCTTaaatgatcaagtacaagctactattttattatttattaatttaaaaaattaggatCAATGATTTATAATTGAGTCTACAGATGATTGCCTTCCagaataatggatttccggataagggatactatACCATATTATGCCTTTGTGACATGAAAATATGTGCATTCCTACCAGAAGTAAAATCTCCTCCTTCATACTCAAACTGAACAGGAACAGAACTTGACACTCGCAACTAAACCTTCCAATAACCTCTTCCTTATCAATACCGCACTCCCGGGTGGCTGTTAACACAGCTCCTGCATTACTGGCAGACAAGGAATTCAGATGCCAGAAAGGTCATCTCGTGAGACTAAGAGGTACGACGCCACGTACATAAGCACAGTGACACCAGAAGTAGCCTCCGTGAGGGAGTGACGTGCAAGAATGTGGCATATTTATCGTTTGTATGTAGTGATCTATGATGGGCACGGTCGGCTATGGTACGGCTGCTTATATTTTAGTCAGATTACTTTTAAGTGCTGATTGAAATccactttgtttttttctgctgggtGCAGGCAGCTGCCGAATAACTAACAACAGTAGAGTCGCTGCTGGCCCCCTGCCTAGCTGTCCACAATAAACATTATAGCGGCTCCagcgggccccaagggggtgcgggcccgggTGCAATCGCACCTTCTGCACcactggtagttacgccactgaaacaAAGCAATTGCAAGTACAGAACAGTTCAGTTGTAGGCCATTCCATACACAAGTTTTGAAAAGACACCATCTTTCCTTGTTATTTTATTCTATACAGCATTTTAAGTATACTAACAATTTAGAAAATTCGGTCGGTACTTATAAAACAGTCTGTGCAGTGTGTTAGCCATTACTTTGTTGCTTTTGTATTGCAAAGTCTTACAGTGATGCATTGGCGTTCTGAAGTCCTACAAAGAAGTCATAACCACTGTTGTCTTTATTTACCTTCTTActtgttataatttttttaatgcactgggtttttggcatttTTGATTCAGGCCTGTTCAGGTTCTGCATTTAGTCAGAGCCTTCTTTATACTGCAGTGTTACAGAGGAGCAGTAACATTGCTCTTTAAGACATTCAACCATAGATCCATACATATATGGGACATCAAATAAGTGttttcaccctaactgaccttcaagctgggctttgaGGGCTATGTACAAGAGGAAATAGCTTAGGGGACTAGGATGAGCAAAGAGACTTGCAGATAACATAAGGTAAAATAGGAAGGAATCTAACTATGCCATTGATGTCTTGGCCACCTAGGGAAACTTCTAGTTTTGCAGTAATATGGTGAAAATtactaaaatgtaataatttatagTGATCAGTAAGACATTTAGAGCAGACTTAACTAAAGCAAATTTGTAACTATACATCACTTTGCTGTGTTATAGGTTTGAACCATGTTACTGCATAACTTGAGTtcccaccttttaaaataattagtACCGACCTGACAGCCATGATGTAATGGTGCAAATCaataatgtgtgggggggggggcatgagcAGAGAATGGACTGATGGGAGCAGAGAAGGGGGTGAGATGTCTAAAGTGAAGATCAGAAGGGTTTAAGCTGGGGCTAgaacaaaatgaatacaaatttacCTGGTAGATTTGCAATACTGGCCAATGTTACTGGCTAATCCATTTCAAATcatggctgggtggcaaccctatgcatagagtgctctgtaataaataatgttttatctgaaatctattatctggaatactgGGGGTTTCTCAAATGTGGAGCACTTTGCCCAAAGGCTAGAATAAGTATTTAAAATAGAcaagaaacaaatacaaataaaactaaGTACAAAagcatggtaaaaaaataaagaattgtttgtttacaTAGGACACTATGGGAAAAGGCATTGCCATATTTCAGAGCATTTCAGAGCATTTCAGATTTCTGGAAATCGATCCTCATACCTGTGCTTTTTAGCTGAAGGAAAATTTCGCACAgtgtttaaaaacaataaattaacatttattaaatttgCATTGCATGAATGATGGATGAGTTTTGCCTCTGTGAGGTATAAACAAGCACCTTAATTACATACACTATGTAGGTATGTGCTTTCAATAACAAATACTTGAAGGGTAGCATGATGTTTTATGAGTTTCCCAGCAGATGcagaattatatattaaatagataCCTGTGATACTTTACATTGACATCACAAATCTTAAATCAACTTTGTAAAGCAATGTGAATGTCTCCTTTAGCAGGGCAAGTAGCGGACTTTTCCATTTGCCTTGTTGCTTAGCAAAGATGTTGCTAGGCACATCCTCTAAGGTAGAAAAATGTTATAACCAAATGagttattggggggggggctcagAGAAAAGGTTAGTGCTTTGCAGATGTGTGGCAGCAAAAACTGCACAGTTATAGCAGAGATGGGGTTAACCCAACATATTTTCACTTTCAGTAGTGTTTCAGCTGCATTTAGCCAGGCCATAGCCATAAATTTGGTTTTAGCTAACTGAACATCTCGGTATTGAGCAGGTTTTGAACTGATACTGTACAAATTGAGGGTATAAATGATGGCTCTTTCATTGGTGTATCATTCATTTGGAGAATCAGATGAGGATGGTGACTAGCCAAGTGTGTGACAAGTGTGGTTATGCCATATTTTGTCAATTG encodes the following:
- the lrfn4.L gene encoding leucine rich repeat and fibronectin type III domain containing 4 L homeolog isoform X1, with translation MEKLFWGVLLVGSLVKVAHTCPFHCTCQNLSESLSTLCANKGLLYVPPNIDRRTVELRLADNFIRVVEQEDFLNMTGLVDLTLSRNTIDNIKPYAFGDLESLRSLHLDGNRLTSIHEEALRGMLNLQHLIINNNQLVTIPVATFDDFLLTLEDLDLSYNNLVSVPWESIQNMVSLHTLNLDHNLIESVMEGTFSELYKLSRLDMTSNRLHTLPPDPLFVRSQTGVISPTPYTSTIVLNFGGNPFHCNCELLWLRRLVREDDMETCASPPQLAGRYFWSIPEEEFTCEPPLITRHTHQLWVLEGQRATLKCRAIGDPEPVIHWVSPDDKIMPNSSRTASYRNGTLDILVTTIRDDGSYTCIAINAAGESTAQVDLKMIPLPHRNNGSIDVLRQDPGSSDITTSSKASTNSTEEKRLPENTVIVSDVTSSSALVRWFMNRSAYIVWMYQIQYNCTADETLVYRILPSTTKHFALKHLVSGVDYDLCILAISDDVATSLAATRSLGCVQFTTGETYPDCRSLHAHFLGGTLTIIIGGIIVVTLLVFTVGMMVKYKVCSSTLAGIPKVTNVYSQTNGSQLVNNGLPLQYRMNNDSAKPSCSNITYREDTGRIVHGVKPQRRKARHREVKEREENKSTVESEVARAAQGSSPEDYIVFGVPKAKRSCSVDMGEMATTTCYSYAKRLSIIWTKRSQSVHGMLSNCGTELSKGKQVLFSSSDELEESVV